In the Scomber japonicus isolate fScoJap1 chromosome 18, fScoJap1.pri, whole genome shotgun sequence genome, one interval contains:
- the yipf2 gene encoding protein YIPF2, giving the protein MASPNDLQFQEFEEAAELLSADPGASTLGISASNTVTTAAGGGGGTGGGEDVKLDLSEDEEGQEESSELLGGQKPTGGFWTFEYYQSFFNVDTMQVLDRVKGSVMPLPGRNFIKHHLRSNPDLYGPFWICVTLVFSVAISGNLSTFLSEMGNPSYHYRPQFHRVTIAAVVIFMYAWLVPIGLWGFLTWRQGTERQIGGYSFLETVCVYGYSLFIYIPTSVLWIIPFEWLRWTLILIAMVISGSVLVLTFWPVVRDDTKVMAIATVVTIVVLHTLLAIGCKMYFFQTAVHVPTPTSTTPPIHITLTTKSH; this is encoded by the exons ATGGCCAGTCCTAATGATCTACAGTTCCAAG agtttGAGGAGGCAGCAGAGCTGTTGTCTGCAGACCCGGGGGCGTCCACACTCGGTATATCTGCCTCAAACACCGTCAccacagcagcaggaggaggaggaggaacaggaggaggagaagatgtgAAATTAGACCTTTCAGAAGATGAGGAGGGTCAGGAGGAGAGCTCAGAG CTCTTAGGAGGACAGAAACCAACTGGAGGCTTCTGGACCTTTGAGTACTATCAGTCATTCTTCAATGTGGACACAATGcag GTTCTGGACAGAGTGAAAGGCTCAGTAATGCCGTTACCTGGAAGAAACTTCATCAAACACCACCTCAGGAGTAATCCAGATCTGTACG GTCCATTCTGGATCTGTGTGACTCTCGTATTCTCCGTAGCGATCAGTGGGAATCTATCCACATTCCTCAGTGAGATGGGAAACCCTTCATACCACTACAGACCACAGTTCCACAGAG TAACGATAGCTGCTGTAGTGATCTTCATGTACGCCTGGTTGGTGCCGATTGGTTTGTGGGGTTTCCTGACGTGGCGGCAAGGGACTGAGAGGCAGATTGGAGGCTACTCCTTCCTGGAGACCGTGTGCGTCTATGGCTACTCCCTCTTTATCTACATCCCCACCTCG GTTTTGTGGATCATCCCATTTGAGTGGCTGCGCTGGACACTGATCCTGATCGCCATGGTGATATCCGGCTCAGTCCTGGTCCTCACCTTTTGGCCCGTTGTCCGTGACGACACCAAGGTGATGGCAATCGCTACAGTTGTGACCATAGTGGTTTTGCACACGCTGCTGGCCATCGGCTGCAAG atGTACTTCTTCCAGACAGCAGTACATGTCCCAACGCCGACCTCTACAACCCCACCAATTCACATAACATTAACCACCAAATCCCACTGA
- the timm29 gene encoding mitochondrial import inner membrane translocase subunit Tim29, protein MSSSFIARRLLCVAAEAAASPATPASTSRWERLKNSKAGVWCRSLVSDYKEAVREIFVGAWERPVKASVYVSLLGGVGACFYTRPDDSSFTATLLEYSNQLGLLSPWIRNGASDGHVQNLVKLRNDGRLRHASLGLLSLVYHADYDPDTTLYEAQCSNLSVPWRELPGRLLDVGFAGRWWILDSKMKDFDVNEEEFKQLPEHMRVTSTPTVQEVERNERLHKESWLPLKVEEEEKETNVVVMKEDSVIEESQIESLKEEQTQA, encoded by the exons ATGTCTTCGTCGTTTATAGCGAGgaggctgctgtgtgttgcgGCAGAGGCAGCAGCTTCTCCCGCTACTCCCGCCTCGACCAGCCGCTGGGAGAGACTGAAGAACAGTAAAGCTG GTGTATGGTGTCGCAGCTTGGTCTCAGACTACAAAGAGGCGGTTCGGGAGATATTTGTTGGTGCCTGGGAGCGACCGGTGAAAGCCTCAGTATACGTGTCTCTGCTAGGCGGGGTCGGTGCCTGTTTCTACACCAGACCAGATGACTCATCCTTTACTGCCACTTTGCTGGAGTACTCCAATCAACTGGGTCTGCTGTCCCCATGGATCCGGAACGGAGCCTCCGATGGCCACGTACAGAATCTTGTCAAACTTCGCAATGATGGCCGGCTGCGCCACGCCAGTCTAGGTCTCCTGTCTCTGGTTTACCATGCTGACTATGACCCTGACACCACGCTGTACGAAGCCCAGTGCTCCAACCTGTCAGTACCTTGGAGGGAGCTCCCCGGACGATTGCTGGACGTTGGCTTTGCTGGCCGCTGGTGGATCCTGGACTCAAAGATGAAGGACTTCGACGTGAACGAGGAGGAGTTCAAGCAGCTGCCCGAGCACATGAGGGTAACATCGACACCTACTGTtcaggaggtggagaggaatGAGAGGTTGCACAAAGAGTCGTGGTTACCGCTgaaggtggaagaggaagagaaagaaacgaACGTAGTAGTGATGAAAGAGGACAGTGTCATTGAAGAGAGCCAAATAGAATCATTGAAGGAGGAACAGACTCAAGCTTAA